Genomic segment of Methanobacterium sp.:
ACTACTGCCAGGACAGCTAATAATCCTAAGTTTTTTCTCATTTCTAACCACTCCTAGATTATGGTAACAACTTTGTAGATTACTACTGCACCGAATACAAATAGCAGGGGCAGTATCGCTACGTTGGAGCTGTTAATAAAAGTGTTTATTTTACTATTTTTGCCAGCCTCAGAGCTTAAAATTTCCTTCAAGGCTAGAAATACGATTAAAGCCACTACCGCGATTAAACTGTAGCCTAAAATATCTGCTGAAGTTACCGCAGTGGTGGTGGCTGCTGCAGCCGAAGAAGCAGATGTTGCTGCAGTGGTTGTTGTGGCTGTGGTTATAGTCGAAATCATGATTTTACCTACTTGAACTACTATTTCTTTAATCTAATATATATCATTTTTCTTTCCCACAATATTTCATTTGGACAACAATTTCCATCGTCGAATGAAAAGTGTTATCAGAAAGTGAACTAATTAAATAATTGTAGAATCTTTCTATTTTTCATTATAAATAACCTTTTCGAAATCTTCCTGATAAAAATAAAAATCAACCAATACAAAGACATGTCACACCACTTATTATTAAGACAGTTGTTTTTTTAATAATTTATTACCCGACAACTTCACATGTTAATACAATAAAACAATTGGACATTTAGGTGGTTATATTCAACCACAAATGTAAAGACCGGTAGGCTGTTTTTTGGTCAGGTAATTTATAGAGTAAAAACTGCATTTTCTTATTCCCAGAATTTCCGGCAGTGAAATTAAATGGTATCTCCCTTTTCTCACCATTTTTCAGGGTTAGTGTTTGGTTGTGGAGGGTGTGGTTTTTGACTTTCACCAGGATCTTATAATCAGTGGTGGCGTATTCATGGTTAACCACACCAATAATCACCTCACCTTTCTGGCCATGTGTGAGGTTGGTTGGATAGTTACTGGCCTTACCATCTGGTCCCAGGATGTAGAATTCTGTGAATTTTTCACCCTGTTTAGGTTTAACTATGATGTAAACTGTGGTGGATATGGCTAGGATAATGCTGATAATCAGGATGATTGAGAGGATTTTCTCAGTTTTAGATTCTGATTTAAAAGACCCCTTAATCTGTCTTTTCAATTCTCCCAGGGGCACGAAATATTTTTCCGCATCAGGCAGCATTCTCCTCCGAATACATGCAATTAGGCACATGGCCATGGTGAATATGGTTAAGCTAATCAGTATCGGATCCAGGCGTATGCCCCATGGTGTGTAATTAAGAGCCAAACCAATGAGTGGTGTTACAGCGATGCTCAAACCAAACGAAAGAGCCGCCCTTTCAATACCATCCAGATCTCCCCATCTAGGGAAAAGAGCAGCAATGAGTGAATAGCCCGGTATGAAAAGTACCAACAAAATCCCCAGAATAGTCCGGATAAAACTCTTATTAAGCGGAGGTATTAATACGAAAACCACAGTAAGAAGAGTTAAAACCACAATAATAATCAAATCCAGGTAATAGTTTCTGGGTTTGTAGGTGGGGAAAGATTTTTCATGGTCTTCATCTGGGAGATGATCCCCTGATTCTGAATCTCGAGGCATGGTTTTCTCTTCCTCTTTTTTTAAGGGAACCTCTTCTGAAGTAACCATTTCATGAGTCATTTCATCAGGAGATTCTTCTCTCGGAATCTCAGTATAAGGGGCTTCTTCATCTAGTTGGGTTTCTTCTTCATCTGATTGGGCTTCTGATGCTAATAATTTAGGCAGCAATATCATGGCCACCATGATTATGGCAGATAGCACAATCAGTTCCAAACTGTACTGTGAAATTTCCTTAAGAAAACCAGCATCCCATCCCAGGAAATCCAATACAAAAAGGAAAACACCAATTATTAAAATTACCAGGAATATCTTCTTCAGGAAGGAGTACCAACCA
This window contains:
- a CDS encoding DUF1616 domain-containing protein; translation: MKLSLHRDLILVIISSLAVLIISWLQLVKGNVLTFMEYVSILLLPGYSIITAIWPGEEKMEWSLRAGVGFVLGLFFILFLPLILESLMMGSYNDNLINILLILAVLFSLIAVIRRKDPSPEEPYYDGRQLTLEESVERASELRDHVLEEHGEEDPYEYYDEDVEYSEYGQTDDDEDAKQGSVPLAVDEEIISQSLPTEYEEEMDKPIWMDDELYEESHVFGWYSFLKKIFLVILIIGVFLFVLDFLGWDAGFLKEISQYSLELIVLSAIIMVAMILLPKLLASEAQSDEEETQLDEEAPYTEIPREESPDEMTHEMVTSEEVPLKKEEEKTMPRDSESGDHLPDEDHEKSFPTYKPRNYYLDLIIIVVLTLLTVVFVLIPPLNKSFIRTILGILLVLFIPGYSLIAALFPRWGDLDGIERAALSFGLSIAVTPLIGLALNYTPWGIRLDPILISLTIFTMAMCLIACIRRRMLPDAEKYFVPLGELKRQIKGSFKSESKTEKILSIILIISIILAISTTVYIIVKPKQGEKFTEFYILGPDGKASNYPTNLTHGQKGEVIIGVVNHEYATTDYKILVKVKNHTLHNQTLTLKNGEKREIPFNFTAGNSGNKKMQFLLYKLPDQKTAYRSLHLWLNITT